The Ipomoea triloba cultivar NCNSP0323 chromosome 4, ASM357664v1 DNA segment ACAAACATTGTCGAATGTTGAATTGATTTTAAAGAAACCAATTTTTGTCCATGGTAAATTATATGTGGTTGCATCAAGACTAAACGGCCTCAAAATTGTATTTTGGgatgaaacaaaaaatatttgtacttctactactaatgtagtttacaaataggtttttaattaataatattatctttTTTCGTATTCTTATTTTACAACAatacttcattttaatttatgtatCTAGCAGCCTCAACGGTAAGTAATCCTAGTGGATGAAAAATTTTTATATGTGAGGATAATTTACCATCTGTAAGTACGACTAAAAATGTCGTTTACAAAGAAGTTTCCAATAATGTGTAATAcaattgaaattgtaattattttttcattaattatttcctatactatattgtttttttttacactaCTTTTAATCTTTAGCCTACATTATatgtccgtgcatcgcacgggtgcaaCTACTAGTTGATTCAAAAGACACAATCCATCGaaaacaaagagagagagaaagagtatTAGAAAAAGAGATgtgaaaactattaatgttgAGCGAAACAATAATGTTCATGGGAATAATGAGAATACTAAATTCCTAATACTCAACTATAATAATGAAATCTAGCTAATAATAGATTTGAGATAATCATAGATAATACTCCTTATTTTCACATATTCTGTATGTTGCGAGTGAGatcattaaataattaatgaccTGCGTTTATTTATGTGAAGTAGTACTAGTAATAACAACAACCAAAAGAACAATAAAATTTGCCCTAAAAAGCTTCCAACCACAGTAGACTGTTTCTTGTGACCTAGCGTATTCGCGAAGAGATGATAGTAAGCCAATGCATCCACATTTTCCAACACCTTCACCGCTTTGCCTTGCTTTTCATCAATAACCACTTGCCCTGTTGCAGATACTTTGATTTTCTTGATGGCAAATTTTGGTTTCAAGGCAGAAACATCGCCTGCTACAAGTACTGATCCTAGGATTTCCCCAACAAATATTCCCTGAAACCAAGATTAGATTGAAATGATGGATCGATAAACATGCAATGTGtgaattcaatcaattaattatatatgttactaGCTAGCTAGGAATATAATCGTCcaagtttaattttaatttaccgTGTGTTGATATCTGGGATGCTTCATTTGCAAGTGATGTAGTGTTGACAGCAGACGTTTAGCAAAGGCTGCTTCAGGAGTTTTGTGTTGAATGAGTGTGTGTATGATTTGAGGGAATGAAGTAAGTTTGCGCTGTGTGGCAAGGGGAATGAGAGTGATATTGAGTTTTGAAGAGAAAAGTGTTTTTGCAGCCAAAGGATCCAAAAACAAATTGAGTTCTGCCTCTGGAGGTAGAAAGTTGATGTGCCCCCCACCCCCAATAACTACTACTTCCTGCACCCAATCAAATCTCATCTCGATGATATGAATTTCcaagaaatgaaatgaaagctAGATTTTTAGTAGAACCAGAAAAGAAATGCATTATATTGGCAGCTgacagaaatatatatatatatatatatgtacttgcCTGGATAACAGATGACATATTCTCACCAGCACCAACAATCTTTGCTATGTTGGTCAGTGGACCATTTGTCAAAATGGTAATCTTGGATTTGGGATGAAGAGATTTCACCACTGACTCCCACACTTGTAATGCAAGAGGTTGTCGTAGTTCAGGGTGATCAGTATCTCTTGGAGCTCCATATTTCACACAATTCTCTGCTGTATATCTGCAAATAAGATAGATAGAGGAAAGAATGATATGATCGAAGAAAACAGTCTATGAGGAAGAAACTAATTAAGGATGGCTTTTTAAGTTTACCCCCGAGGGCTACGAGGCAAATCACGAGCTAAACCGTATAGAGTATCTGAGTCAATAAATCCACCACTACCATGTGGGATAACCTTTTGATACTTGCAGTCTCCAACTTTAGGGATGATTGGATCTGCAATGTTCATTGGAAATACATCTCCCAGGCCTACGGGAATGTCATCACGACCCATCATGTGTAACACATCATAGATTACATCAATTGTTGCTGCATTTGCCCAACCAGTTGGGCTCACCAGAATTGCCTGCAGGGTATGTATGTACAAAAGAATATATAGTTAAGCTGCTAGGCAAATCAAAGTATGAAAGGGATCGGAGGATTTGACCTTGAGATTCATATCTTCCACAGGAAGTTTAAGAAGATAAAAGAGAGCTAGGAAGTCTCCAGCACTCATGTCCATGTCAAACACAACATCTTTTCCCCAAACATCTGGTTTGTAAACTACTTGTTCATAGCTATAAGGATGATATTCTGTTGCAAAACTGAACCTGCTACTTTGTTCATTGCGGTTTATTACCTGCACATGCAGTGGATATCACAGTATTGTTATTTCTTAACCCACTCTATCTCAACAGAAAGATAGTCCCTCGTCTATAAAAAAGTTATGgttctatatataaaaatataatcataGTAATACAAAAGTAGACAGAAGATTTACATCCAAAAAGTTGATATAGAAGGCTCTGTTTAATGGGCTGTTAACATCAGGGTTGGGTTTTGCTTTTACTGCAACGAGAACAGGCACACCTTCTTCACCCTCTGTCATCACCGTATACCCATCCTGATTAATATAAACAATAATGTATGTGTTAAAAAATTATTGGCGCAAGatttacaatattataataataatgagatgaTG contains these protein-coding regions:
- the LOC116015938 gene encoding uncharacterized protein LOC116015938, with the translated sequence MRFLDREKMGWKRFVLMVVAAAWIIVGNLSCVECLPHRILLDTDADTDDLFALLYLLKLNKSEFDLKGISISSNGWSDAGHSVNHIYDLLYMMGRDDISVGVGGEDGILDDGTILPNVGGYLPIIEQGVGTVGYCRYRQSIPVGRGGRLDVDTNFGLRKRFLPQGKRRYWPLEQPTAQQVLMDTISAGPTTVFIIGVSTNLAMFLMSNPHLKQNVEHIYVMGGSVRAAGQGGDIIGNIFTDLASNPYAEYNIFMDPFAAYQVIHSGIPVTLVPLDATNTIPITAEFFDNFERNQHTYESQYIFKSLKMARDTAFANDDQFYANYFMWDVFMCGVATSIMSKQAQNGEGQNEFAEMKYMNITVITSNKPYGVSDGSNPLFDGRKTPKLRLSRNGCHSGHVQTGLRDPFCLVKNGTGKCTDGYTVMTEGEEGVPVLVAVKAKPNPDVNSPLNRAFYINFLDVINRNEQSSRFSFATEYHPYSYEQVVYKPDVWGKDVVFDMDMSAGDFLALFYLLKLPVEDMNLKAILVSPTGWANAATIDVIYDVLHMMGRDDIPVGLGDVFPMNIADPIIPKVGDCKYQKVIPHGSGGFIDSDTLYGLARDLPRSPRGYTAENCVKYGAPRDTDHPELRQPLALQVWESVVKSLHPKSKITILTNGPLTNIAKIVGAGENMSSVIQEVVVIGGGGHINFLPPEAELNLFLDPLAAKTLFSSKLNITLIPLATQRKLTSFPQIIHTLIQHKTPEAAFAKRLLSTLHHLQMKHPRYQHTGIFVGEILGSVLVAGDVSALKPKFAIKKIKVSATGQVVIDEKQGKAVKVLENVDALAYYHLFANTLGHKKQSTVVGSFLGQILLFFWLLLLLVLLHINKRRSLII